A section of the Cryobacterium soli genome encodes:
- a CDS encoding sensor histidine kinase, translating to MESTWLVLLSLALGLTVGGGFVTLLNVAERHGKRAAEVVNPAVPDGIDQVLDALDSAGVVLDPSNNVIKTSPGALAMGIVVNQQLAHPELLELARGVRRTGESVSEDLVLSRGPFGDASMHLRVRLARLGSRYVLLLAEDRTEAFRLDEVRRDFVANISHELKTPIAAVGLLAEALGHAADEPVQVRRFADRLTTEAGRLARLTQEIIELSRLQAQDALRQPELLDIDDIVAAGVDQNRVVADADRITIAVGKKCRAQVYGDERLLVMAVHNLVANAVHYSTPGSRVGVGARVTDGVIEVTVTDQGVGIPESDLDRIFERFFRVDQARSRNTGGTGLGLSIVKHVVQIHGGDIRVWSQPGSGSTFTIRLPEATHPATAATGDTP from the coding sequence ATGGAATCGACGTGGCTCGTGTTGCTGTCCCTGGCACTGGGCCTCACCGTCGGTGGAGGGTTCGTGACTCTCCTCAATGTGGCCGAGCGGCACGGCAAACGGGCCGCCGAAGTGGTCAACCCCGCCGTGCCGGACGGCATCGACCAGGTTCTCGACGCCCTCGACAGCGCCGGCGTGGTGCTCGACCCGTCCAACAACGTCATCAAGACCTCTCCGGGCGCGCTGGCCATGGGCATCGTGGTGAACCAGCAACTGGCCCATCCTGAGCTCCTCGAACTGGCCCGCGGCGTGCGCCGCACGGGCGAATCGGTGTCGGAAGACCTCGTACTCTCCCGCGGCCCGTTCGGCGACGCGAGCATGCACCTCAGGGTGCGCCTGGCCCGGCTGGGCTCCCGGTACGTGCTGCTGCTGGCCGAGGACCGCACCGAGGCGTTCCGGCTCGACGAGGTTCGCCGCGACTTCGTGGCCAACATCAGCCATGAGCTGAAGACCCCGATCGCCGCGGTGGGTCTGCTCGCCGAGGCCCTTGGACATGCGGCGGACGAGCCCGTGCAGGTGCGCCGCTTCGCCGACCGGCTCACGACAGAGGCGGGCCGGCTGGCCAGGCTCACCCAGGAGATCATCGAACTGTCCCGGCTGCAGGCCCAGGATGCGCTGCGGCAGCCCGAGCTGCTCGACATCGACGACATCGTGGCCGCGGGCGTCGACCAGAACCGGGTCGTGGCCGACGCCGACCGCATCACCATCGCGGTGGGCAAGAAGTGCCGCGCCCAGGTGTACGGCGACGAACGCCTGCTCGTGATGGCCGTGCACAACCTCGTGGCCAACGCCGTGCACTACTCGACTCCCGGTTCCCGGGTCGGTGTGGGCGCCCGTGTCACCGATGGCGTGATCGAGGTCACCGTGACCGACCAGGGCGTCGGTATCCCGGAGAGCGACCTCGACCGTATCTTCGAACGGTTCTTCCGCGTCGACCAGGCCCGCTCCCGCAACACCGGCGGAACCGGGCTGGGCCTGTCCATCGTCAAGCACGTCGTGCAGATCCACGGCGGTGACATCCGCGTCTGGTCCCAACCCGGCAGCGGCTCGACCTTCACCATCCGCCTCCCCGAGGCCACCCACCCCGCTACAGCGGCGACAGGAGACACCCCATGA
- a CDS encoding response regulator transcription factor, whose amino-acid sequence MTRILLVEDEQALSEPLSFLLEREGYEVAVAEDGPSALAEFDRAGADLVLLDLMLPGIPGTEVCREIRTRSAVPIIMLTAKDSEVDIVVGLELGADDYVTKPYSTRELLARIRAVSRRHTDPADADDSVLTAGTVRMDLERHTVSVSGAVVNMPLKEFELLEFLLRNAGRVLTRGQLIDRVWGTDYFGDTKTLDVHIKRIRSRIEVTPSEPTMLVTVRGLGYRFEA is encoded by the coding sequence ATGACCCGAATCCTTCTTGTTGAAGACGAGCAGGCGCTGAGCGAGCCGCTGAGCTTCCTGCTCGAACGGGAGGGCTACGAGGTGGCCGTTGCAGAGGACGGCCCGAGCGCCCTGGCCGAGTTCGACCGTGCCGGCGCCGACCTGGTGCTGCTCGACCTGATGCTGCCCGGCATCCCCGGCACCGAGGTGTGCCGCGAGATCCGCACCCGCTCGGCCGTGCCGATCATCATGCTCACCGCCAAGGACTCCGAGGTGGACATCGTCGTGGGGCTCGAGCTGGGGGCGGACGACTATGTCACCAAGCCGTACTCGACCCGGGAACTGCTCGCCCGCATCCGCGCCGTGTCGCGTCGGCACACCGACCCGGCCGACGCCGACGACAGCGTGCTCACCGCCGGCACCGTGCGGATGGACCTGGAGCGGCACACCGTGTCGGTCTCCGGCGCCGTGGTGAACATGCCGCTGAAGGAGTTCGAGCTGCTCGAGTTCCTGCTCCGCAATGCCGGCCGGGTGCTCACCCGCGGCCAGCTGATCGACCGGGTCTGGGGAACCGACTACTTCGGCGACACCAAGACCCTCGACGTGCACATCAAGCGCATCCGTTCGCGCATCGAGGTGACCCCGTCCGAGCCCACGATGCTCGTCACCGTGCGCGGGCTCGGCTACCGCTTCGAGGCCTGA
- a CDS encoding CarD family transcriptional regulator has translation MLFEVGETVVYPHHGAATITEVKTRIIKGEEKLYLKLNVTQGDLTIEVPAENVDLVGVRDVIGQDGLDKVFEVLRAPFTEEPTNWSRRYKANLEKLASGDVIKVSEVVRDLWRRDQDRGLSAGEKRMLAKARQILISELALAEKTDEEKASTVLDEVLAS, from the coding sequence ATGTTATTTGAAGTCGGCGAAACGGTCGTTTATCCCCACCACGGCGCTGCGACGATCACCGAGGTGAAAACTCGCATCATCAAGGGTGAAGAAAAACTGTATTTGAAGCTCAACGTCACCCAGGGGGATCTCACCATCGAGGTTCCCGCGGAGAACGTCGACCTCGTCGGCGTGCGCGATGTGATCGGGCAGGACGGCCTCGACAAGGTCTTCGAAGTTCTGCGCGCACCGTTCACCGAGGAACCCACCAACTGGTCACGACGGTACAAGGCCAACCTCGAGAAGCTCGCCAGCGGCGACGTCATCAAGGTGTCGGAGGTCGTGCGCGACCTCTGGCGCCGCGACCAGGACCGCGGTCTGTCCGCCGGAGAGAAGCGGATGCTCGCGAAGGCGCGGCAGATCCTCATCTCCGAACTGGCCCTGGCCGAGAAGACCGACGAGGAGAAGGCCTCAACCGTGCTCGACGAGGTGCTCGCCTCGTAA